The stretch of DNA ACTCTGTTTAAatcgatttcaatcaaataaaGAACTCAAAAATTTATACTGACTTAGCGGAAAAAGATATGAAATTATATGGAAGGTATTTGCAATTGAACGTAATGTattgaataaaaaacaatatataataaatcaCACAATAATTTGCCTATTACATTCAGGAAAAGTGGAATGCAGTGGAATTACAAAATTACCATTAATTGAGATTTGTTTGGAAAGCAATTGCTATGAATATACATCCAAAATAATCAAGTTCCACAAGTCTACTTGAGAATATAGATAAcgatttttaaattcaaaataaattagaaGTTACTAATTATCCGATACACAGAATCGCAACCGATTTAAGATCATCAAAttcatatatttcaaaattgaaacaaaataaCGTTTTTCAGAGCTATTTCAAGGAACTACGACTTGGATTAGAATGTTAGGCAATTAGGCAATTCATATCATTTTCCTAAATCTCACTTTAAAATTCGTTGATATTAAAACAGTTTAAGTAACTAATTATTGTATTTTTGGAGGAAACCATTTAATTCGTGTTAAATGGATTGATTTTTTTAGATGAAgagatcaaaataaaaaatcgaTTTGGgctaataaatttttaaataatctaTACATAAGAAATCAACaactaattaaataaattagctttaaaattgaaaaagattttTGCTCTTACCTTTCGCTTGACCTTGATAATAGTTGCCACCTTGCTCATCGTCTTCGTCTTCCAACTCCTCATCCTCTTCACCCTCCTCCACATCATAGTCGAGCACGGCATGTACCTGGGTACGTGATCCCTGGCCAGCCTGAACACGTGTGAAACCAGGTGCCCGCTCCGGATAATTATCCTCGGCAGCAGCCACACCATATGTTGAGGCAGGCTGAGTCTCCGGCTTGACCGATTGCAACGGTCTACGCGGCTGTGCCGGCTGATGTGgtggctgttgctgttgcagaggtggtgctggtggttgTTGTGGTTGCTGCGGCTGTTGCCTGCTGTTGCCAAAGCTGGTAATACTAAAGCTTCCGCTGTTCTTTGAGAAGGTGGCACTGGCACTGCCATGGGCATTGAAATATTGTTTCTGTtgtggctgttgttgctgttgttgctgttgctgctgctgttgtttatTGTTTCCAGGATAACGTGTATAAGAGCCTTCAGCAGGACTACGACCAGACGATGACGATTGTGTTAAATGAATGGTACTCTGGCTATTGGCATTACTACTTGAACTCGAACTCTGAAATGACACAGTATTCTCATTGGCTTCCACATGGGATTGCTGGTGgctttgttgctgttgctgctgctgttgctgttgtaggTGATAGACAGAGTTGCGAGATGCAGATGCACCAGTCGGTGGCAAATAGGCATTGCTGTTCTGTTTGCGTCTACTTTGATAAGGATAACCCGCTGGTGGACCATAAGGATTATTCTTGAAATAATCAGAATTAATATCTGATGTGATCtgcggttgttgttgctgctgctgctgttgctgttgctgatgatcGGCCGGCGAGTAGAGTAAATTATTGGTATTACTGGCCAATTGATGTATGGGATGCAAGGGGGCCAATGTCACGCCCCATGGCTGGGCCAAGTTACCAAATGGCAATGAGAAATTGGTCAGAGCCATATTCAAgttgaatattttttgttaatgGGAGAGTTACGTAAAATTTATGGAACTATTTTGTTTAGCGTTTGGATTAATGCATCTCTCATAGGAAACGAAAGACTTAAGCCACAAACTCGATTGACTtctccctctctatctctttctctctcgctctatcTCTCTAATATCAACTAGAACCTGGCCGCCACATAATTTATGTGAGCAAGAAGAGCTCAACTCAAAAAAACtgatttatgcaaaaaaacaaatgaaataaataacaaatcaGTCTTACTCCCCCTTGGCGACAATAGAGTTAGCAATagcacacactcgcacacacacacacacaccaacacacacacacaaacacgcaTACAGGGAAACACGCGCGCGCGAAACGATCTAGGTGGCgagttatatatgtatatacatatgtatgtatatatatatatagaaatatgaTGTCGAACTTAGACTTCAATCTTTCAGTTACTCGGACCCGCGGTCTTGTGCTAAAAAAACCATTCACGACAAGCTGACAATCGAGACTGAGCCGTTCTCGCCGTGCGCCTTTAAAAAACTTAATGGGAAAAATGTTTCAACTCgaaaaatactcaaaaaaaaaacaaaaataaaaaattatcgGAGAGCGCAGCGAGCGAacgtaagtttttttttttttttcttctttactGTTGAATGGCAAAcacgaaaaataaaacaaaaccgGAAAAATAAGCAATATGTAATTGTACGAACTGTAGATGCCCTTAGGAATATTGATTATTATCAAAGCCAGAGACATATGtttaaaagaatatttttagtAGATCGCTCAAGAGTTTAGCACTTAATTAAGCCCAAACCTGACCTAGGTCACATTCAATGAtgccgatgatgatgatgatgatgatgctgatgatgtgtgttatacttttttgtttcaatttcgAAAAGCGCATATTAATCActagcaaaaaaagaaaaaaaaataaaagcagaagaaaaaacaaaaactgagttaaaaaaaaacaccatcATCGAAGGCaatgaaaagcaaaagtatttttaaagtgggctttaaacaaaaaacaggtTGTGAAGAGAGAGCCATAAGAGTTACAGAAGCAGAGCTAAAgtatacaacaacaaaaattaataataaaccCATACCAGTCAGACCCTAAGAGAAACTCTCTTCAAGCAGCTGGAGAACACAACTTTGCAGTATTGGGTGGTTGGGGGCGTTGGGCGGAGGTGTGACAATAAACAGGGGGTTTTCCTATGAATTATTATTGGCTTGTAACACTAATGCCGAGTGCATTGAGGCGTTGAGGCAGCTACCGATGATGATGAGGCTATGAATGAATGACGCTCATcgagatagacagacagatagacagacagtTAGACTGAGATACGCGAGGGCATAGACTCATTGGCTACGTCATTGTTTTGGTCTCACTGTGTCCACTTTGCCGAATGATTAGCACCTTCTCTTTTTTAACTGGAGCTCTCTTACCACTCCCCCCTTCACTAGCCAACCATACTGACACACGGAAACGGATGCATTGGACATGCCGTGATCTTCTGATCTTATCTTGCACATGAATGTGTCAGGAAAATCCGCCCTACAATTCCTCTTGCCTTCAAAATGATTCACTTTTAAGAATGTCGTTGAAATCAATATATTATAAGGAAATCTATTAAAAGTAGAATCTCGTTTGTCTCTTTTTAGTTTTCAAGGTCGTATTGATAGTTTTTGTGGCCCCAATTGtcagatatgtacatacatttctAACTTTTCCTTTCAAGTAtattacaaattattttatatttcaatatgtaaataagtCACCTAAAGTGTAACACATGGGTTGGCCAGTCTCTTAGCGGTTGACCAACTCGTCATGGCCATGGCTAATGGCCGGGCGGCAGAGACCGCCTTTGTTCTATAGACTATTGGGCCAAGcccaacaaaaatatatgtattttgcaCATTTACACAGTAGCCAGGGTTGCAGGTAATAAGAATGTTGCAATAGGAAAACAGATTAGGTGTTTAATAGACTTTACGTAGAGACTAAATCTTGCCATTTATTAGCAGCTATAAAGAGTAAaaatcagattcaaattttctATTCGCACTTATAAGCCAAAGAACAATTTATTGATCTACTAAGCCATGTATATCTTTagttaaaaatcatttttcgttaataaacatcatAAGTTCATGGCCATGAAAAACTGTTTGtaagaatttaattaaaaacatcGATATTATTTTAGCCctacaatttcaatttaaaaaaaaatcagcgGTATGAATCTtgtaagtttttgttttctttgtgtGCCTGTAGTTATTTAAGAGTAGactaaaagtaaatttaaaatatttatattaaagggtaagtaaaatataaaagtaatatatttttgttgagaaatatattatatgatttaaatttaattatgtatattttccGATACatgaaaaaaatgttaaaaatccGTGTACAAATGCTTGCTAATAAGTTTTTATACGACTTTGTTTTTACCTTTAGCTTGAATATACACATActtattacgtatacgcaatgtgtTCTTTTATGTGTAAGCCTGTAAACAAAATTCATATATTTTTCCGTTTTCTAAGCTTTTTGTCTGAATCATATGTATTAAAAAGTTAACTTGATAACTTACAAATTAGTCTTTATGTCAAGAAATCGATCATTGGGTCCAAAGTGATCACTCTCTATGGTGATTGTTATCCTATAAATGAATCTTGTTTACTACTTTACCAAAATTATGTTTATGATGAGATTCTTTCCAGTCATCACAGGTATCCAGATTCATCACTTAATCgtaaaatttataaacacaaaaaaatgcaATCGATTGGAGCTAATTTCTCAAAAAATAAAGCtttttaaaggaaaatgtacaaaaaaaatataaaaaatttgttgtcaCTGTATCGATTCAATATTTCCGCcaaacatttgaaaatttttgaagAATTTTGGAATTCAAACTATTTAttcattaaaaagtataatCTTATAAAATggtgttatatttttttaggaTTACGATTGCTTTCTAAAAagaatttccttttttgtttttattactaGAATTAACTTTTGGTATTGTCGTCAATTTGTTATTGAGTTTAATAATATGTAgtaaaaatttgtattattatattttttttaaatatttcaaactcTCTTCTCACACTTTGAACTTTTCCATCTGCCTTAGAGGGGAATTCACTTGCATTTAGGTAGATAGcttaatttttaaaactttaacttttttttattttaaatttccataAGTTTTAGCCATCAGATTAAATAGACTTAATAGATTCGCCAATTCAATTTTTGTCTACAGATTTGTCATAAAATTGCTGTTAATATATCAACTGGTTTCAGTATGCTGCTGCTGTACTACGTGATATTTGGCTTTTGAATACAattaattatgtttttagtTTCTTAACAATCATATATGCAGATCCTTGAGATTAAATCAAAGTTTAatggtttattttattttaaagtgTCATTGTCATTGCACTTCATGAAGGAGAGAAGACTTTTAAGAGAATTAAATTCAAGCGAATTGACAAACATTTTCCTTTAACTACTTTGTAGTTGTTAATTAGCTTTGTTCATTAAATAAACCAATTAAAAAAACCAGTTTTCTGTATTCTGTGCTGAACACTTTTCCTTatgaaaaattgcaaatttccTAAGATAATTTTCCTTCCTTATGCAACCCTAGACTCCCATAGCTAACATGTTGCATATGCAATATGGTAAAATAGGtacaaaaatgtatatatactatatgcatatacatagagatatatatatataaagccAGAACAAGTTTGTTCAGTACATAGTTCACTCCaattataacaacaacaataacaacgcGTACCTAGCGCCAGtttattttttgcctttcCCTTTTCATGTGACAGGCGTAATTTGACTAAAAACCATtttatatgtgtacatatataatgtgtatgtatatttccCTCTAATCCACTCGACAATCATCTAAAATTGACAAGAGATCTATGGAAATGACATTCCTTCTTCTAGCGCCTGCCACAGCCTGTATGCCTTTTTGGCTGATTGCCCCTGAGGCTTTTGCCGCCTGTCAAAATTAAGTACGAGAACAACAACAGACCTTACCTCACACCTCACCGTCATACCTTATCGAAAAATTGTGGCTCTCGAGCTTTGGCCTTAAGtctttaacaaatttttagcTGCCAATCTTTTGTGCAGTCAcaatacacatttaaaaaacaaaaaattcaaaaaaaaaaaaacgccaaaCATCAAgtgtttgttgtttctgtttgttgccacaaaaacccaaaaccaaaatcccAAAATCTCCAGATCGAGACGAATGACAAAAATGTGGGGGCTCTGTGTACCAAGAGCCAAGTAaagtcaagtcaagtcaagCCAAACCAAGACGCTGATCGATTCGATCAGCATAAAAAAAGGCGCTTTAATTAGAACCAATTTAGAGCGTGGACCAATTTATCAGAAGCATTTTGAAAAGTAGTTGAAAACCAGTTGAGAGCAACTTCAGCGCCATGTGCAGAGGCAAATCGTACGATAGAGAGGGATACCAACCTAcctacctatgtatgtatgtatctaccTGTGAGTATAGTATTTCATTATAACACAACATTagccattattattattattattattttattaccATTATATGGCCAAAGTGAAGCTGAAATTGCCTTTTACGCATTTGTTTTCCTTTGTCAATTGTATCGTTTTGGTGTTGAACTATCGAGAGTACCAATGGAGAGGTGTGGTGGTGGTTGGTGGTTGCCAGTGGTGGTGGACTAGTGGACCTCAACCTAACCAGGTTCAAGTGCACATAACTTCGAATGTGAAATATTATAGATGTACTCTAGCGAGGTGTGTCTAAAAGTTACAACTAACAGAAACacataattttaaaagatataTAAATGCAAAAGGCAAAGATAAGAAGAATTCTGAAAGAAAATCTTTGAATTATATATTACCTATTTAAATTTGAGAAAAATGATAAATTTAAGATAATTTAGAGTACTGCATATCTCATAAAGCTGGCCTCATTAAAAAATAAGATTTTAGAAAAAGTATGTTAGAAGATAACAACATGGTTTGATACATAAGGTATATAAGGGATTTGGGATCAAATATCCCTAGTATCCAATCAATAacaagtcaaaaaaaaaaggttttttaaaacatttaaagaagtttttaaatattttatggaAGGAAAAAATGATCAAAGCAAACATTGTTTGctgaaaaattttcaattattcGGCATTGGAAAAGTtgcaaataataaacaatttttaagcCTGATTCACAGTCCTAGATACATCCCTATAATATATTAGGGATGATTTATGATTGCTTTATAATTAACCAAATAATCACTAAATGATCGTTAAAGTTGTTTCAAtttaataaactaaaaaaatactaatttttagtttattaaattgaaacaattgaaatatttcgccttaaaaaaatactaatttttagtttattaaaTTGAAACAACTTTAACGATCATTTAGTGATTATTTGGTTAATTATAAAGCAATCATAAttcataaaagaaaaaacaataaata from Drosophila willistoni isolate 14030-0811.24 chromosome 2R unlocalized genomic scaffold, UCI_dwil_1.1 Seg200, whole genome shotgun sequence encodes:
- the LOC6641653 gene encoding protein spaetzle 3 isoform X2; amino-acid sequence: MALTNFSLPFGNLAQPWGVTLAPLHPIHQLASNTNNLLYSPADHQQQQQQQQQQQPQITSDINSDYFKNNPYGPPAGYPYQSRRKQNSNAYLPPTGASASRNSVYHLQQQQQQQQQQSHQQSHVEANENTVSFQSSSSSSNANSQSTIHLTQSSSSGRSPAEGSYTRYPGNNKQQQQQQQQQQQQPQQKQYFNAHGSASATFSKNSGSFSITSFGNSRQQPQQPQQPPAPPLQQQQPPHQPAQPRRPLQSVKPETQPASTYGVAAAEDNYPERAPGFTRVQAGQGSRTQVHAVLDYDVEEGEEDEELEDEDDEQGGNYYQGQAKDKQMNVTPIQGPIYLKNGSVPVVPLFSYPKLNNGSFLQIPIWWTALSVALGLDVRGDVIKGVPCIKRYHQLFCPTAGNSYPIEKIERFIDDNKALMRRMYGDFEMNMEGNAGGGGVGGAGTDGSRQQAKVRKRRFIDEPDIFIPPGAYAAHAGKAGDSYFGKLREKRQAAAGGSRNRAGGGGGGGGATSSNANRTPGGGGGNANGSSGTGRLDACESKIEIVTPYWASNSAGKIRAIVNTQHFEQAIHQEVCSTTQTSRCEGECGCEQKYKWHRLLAYDPDNDCKGIFMDWFLFPSCCVCRCNP
- the LOC6641653 gene encoding protein spaetzle 3 isoform X1 gives rise to the protein MALTNFSLPFGNLAQPWGVTLAPLHPIHQLASNTNNLLYSPADHQQQQQQQQQQQPQITSDINSDYFKNNPYGPPAGYPYQSRRKQNSNAYLPPTGASASRNSVYHLQQQQQQQQQQSHQQSHVEANENTVSFQSSSSSSNANSQSTIHLTQSSSSGRSPAEGSYTRYPGNNKQQQQQQQQQQQQPQQKQYFNAHGSASATFSKNSGSFSITSFGNSRQQPQQPQQPPAPPLQQQQPPHQPAQPRRPLQSVKPETQPASTYGVAAAEDNYPERAPGFTRVQAGQGSRTQVHAVLDYDVEEGEEDEELEDEDDEQGGNYYQGQAKADKQMNVTPIQGPIYLKNGSVPVVPLFSYPKLNNGSFLQIPIWWTALSVALGLDVRGDVIKGVPCIKRYHQLFCPTAGNSYPIEKIERFIDDNKALMRRMYGDFEMNMEGNAGGGGVGGAGTDGSRQQAKVRKRRFIDEPDIFIPPGAYAAHAGKAGDSYFGKLREKRQAAAGGSRNRAGGGGGGGGATSSNANRTPGGGGGNANGSSGTGRLDACESKIEIVTPYWASNSAGKIRAIVNTQHFEQAIHQEVCSTTQTSRCEGECGCEQKYKWHRLLAYDPDNDCKGIFMDWFLFPSCCVCRCNP